The DNA region ATAATTTTTTTTTGAAATTCTGATAATTCTAATTTTCTAATTTCTTTCATATTATTTATTTTCCAAATACTTCATCTTCTAAATCAATTAATCTAAACTGATTATCTCTATCTTTATTTGATTCACTGAAAGATTGTGCTTCTGTTGCAGTATAAAATAAAAATGAATTAATACGGTATAATTTACCTAAATATGTTTTTTGAATTAATAAATATCTTGCATTATTCATAATTTAATTCCTTCTAATTCTTTCTAGTGTAAATTGTAAATGCCAACCGATAAAAAGTTAACTATTAATTTAATTAACTTTTTTAAGTTAATTATAGGAGGTTGAAATTATGCAAACAAAGCAATATTTTATTTTGCGGTCGCTAGTGAAAAAGTATGGTAAAGATAATGTTATTAATACTGTTAATAAGATTGCAAAAGATATTGAAATTAAAAAGTAAAAGAATAAATTATTCCGCGTAATTTATTAGCGGATAATTTATTCAATAATGTTTTTTAATGGAGCGAAGCGACAACGAGCGGAGCGAGTTTGCAAATTTCAATTTTTTAATTTTTTAGAAGGGAGTTATATTATGCCAATTTGATTAACGACAATATTTAGTGTTCTTATTGTATTGGGGATTTTTCTTTATATTGGTTTAGGAATTTATCAAAAAATTCGTCAAATTGAACGAAATAAAAAAGATAAAAAAGAAATTGAAAGAAAGGAGGATAAAAAATAATGTTAGGTATGTATTTAACAACAGCAGTTAATTTTTTAGTAAATACACCTAAAACTATGACTGAGGGTATGACTGGTATTTGAACTGGATTAACTAGTGCATTATGAAAAGTTAAAGATGGTGTAACAAATATTTTACCTGAGATAATGGTTTTCTTAGGCGATGCGTGAATTATTTTAATTCCGTTTGCTATATTTTGTATTATAAAAATATTAAATTTTTTCCGTATTATGGTTAAAGGAGTTTAGTATTTATTATTTATCATATATTTTAACTGTGGCACACTAGTTTTTATATGTGATTTGATGTAAAAAATGAATTTATTAAATAGAAAAATGAACTTATTATATTTACTATTAAAGTTCTTAATAGTTATTTTAAGTGTGCCAATTTTTATTATTTTATATATTTAACATTGTTAATAACATTGTTTATTAAAAAAACAGTACATTAACATTCTCATCTATAACATTGTTAATAAATATTGTTTATTACAATATATAAACATTATATTAACATTTTTTATAACATTGTTAATAATCAGTGTTTATTACAATAAATAAACATTATACGAACATTATTTATAACATTGTTTATTAAGCTGTAAATGTTTTCTAAATAAGTGTTTAATTTTTCTAGTTAAGTTGTGAGTTGTTAATTTACAGCTGTAAATGTTTTCTAAATAAGTGTTTAATTTTTCTAGTTAAGTTGTGAGCTGTTAATTTACAGCTTTTAAGTTTTTTTATTTATATTTCAATATTAAGTTATGGTAAAGATTTTCCATTCTTTGAAATTATTATGTCTGTATTTGATTTTATATCATTTATTTTTATGATTATTATGCATATAAAATATATTTTTGAAATTAAGGTAGAATTTGATGTTGAAAAAGAAAAATTAATTCAATATTGACAAATTGAAGGAGTTGATAAAATTGAGTAATTATATTAAGAAAAATCAGAATATAGAAAATTATTTTATTAGTAAGGAATTTATCCCTTTTACAACAGATAAAGCAAGTTTTATTAATTTACCCAATCATAATCGCCATATTGGTTTTTGGTTGAGTAATAAGTTTATTTATCCGAGTGAAAAACATTCTGAACAAGTAGCAATCGGTTTGATTTATGATCATTTATCACGACAATATTTAACAAAATGAGAAGGAATTGGAAGTGATTATTAAAATCAAAAATATGAACTACAAAAATTAAAAGCAAATAATAACAATAATAATTTAATAAATTGAACTGTTAAAAAAGAGCAACAATTAATTAAAGATTTGGAAGATTTAAATTAAATGAGTTTATATGATTATTGAGTTCAATTTGTTAGTTATATTATTGGTTCTAATGCTCCTGAGTTTTTATATGTTATATCGTTTGTGTTATTTATTGTTTTGTTTTTTGGAATGTTTTTTAAACTTATTCAAAAAATGTGGAGTTTTTAAAAATGCAAAATGATTGAATTAAATTAAAAGAGTTTTTTATTCATATATTTTTGTTTATAGATAAAATGAATGTTGAAAGTATTACAATGTGGAATTTAACACAAAATGAATATTTAATTTTAATGGTTGGTATTTGAATTGTTATTTTGTTCTTAACTTGGTTTTTCTTGTGAATGGTTTTTAAAATAGTTAGTTGTTTTAAATAATTAAATTTTGTTATTATTATGGTTTTCTCTCTCCACAAAATTTTAAAATCTTTTTTTGAATATAATATATATTTTCATTATGAATGCAATAATTATTAATATAAATAATGTTGTAAAAAATATTTCTTTTGCATTTATTTGATTAATATTTTTAAATATTCATTCTACAAAATTAATTGTAGTAATTAATTTTCCGATAGGATTGATTAAAAAGTTTATAATTCCAATAATAGGCAATAATATTGAAATTATTTTTAAAATTTTCTTAATTTTTATCACTCTCTTTTTTGATTTGTGGGGAGATAAAACCATAATAATACTAGTTTAATTATAAATAACTATTGGAGGTAAAATGAAAAAATTTATATTTTTCTTTAAAAATTATTGTTATATTAGTGGTTCAATGATTTTATTTAGTTTAATTGATTTATTATTTTGGATAATTTCTTTATATTGTGTTGGTTTGGTATTTTGATTGTTGTTTGCTTTGCAGTGTGTTTATTTTGTGTGATGATTGTGAAAAAATATTTTTTATCAGTTAAATTCTTTTCGGTTAGTTCAATTTATTTGAGATAATCCGTTGTCGGTAATTATTGGTAAATTAGGAACTGGTAAAACATTACTTTTAACTTATTTATCGCAAGTTATGAAATTATTGACAGATGAAATTTATAGTAATTATCCGTTAGAAGATGATAAAGTAAAAGTTTTAACATTTAAGAATTTAGATTTTACTGACCGAACAAAACTAGTTCCCCCAGATGATAGTGTTATTTTATTTGATGAAAGTTATTTGTATATTGATGGAACTAGTCCTCACGATGAGAAAAAAGTTCATAGTGGTAAAATAACGTGAATTGTTTTAGCGAGACATTTTGGTAATCGTGCGTTGTTTACTGCTCAGCGTGAGGGTATGATTTGAAATAATATTCGTCAGTTAGCAAGTGGGATTATTATTCCAATTTCATTGAAAAAACCTATTATTAAAAAAGGATTTAATTTTTTTAACCGTTTTTTTATTATGCGAATTGGAATTTTCCAAGATATAACGGATTATGAAATTTGAAAAACAAAATCAGTAGAACGAACAGCAGAAGGTAAACGAGTAAAACATAAGTCGGATGTTGGATTAGGAATTCGGTTTTTTAAAATAATTATTTCGCTTGAATTTGCCAATAAGTATGATAGTCAATGATTAAAATTTGTGCGTGATTTAAAAAATAATGAAATTGTTAATAAAAAAGAATATTATTGGTCAGAAATTACAAAATTAAGTGTTAAAGAACGATTGGAGTTATTTGATATTGATATTTTGAAAAAGAATTTAAAACCTAAAAAAGAGAAAGGAAATAGTAAAGATGATTAATTTATTAGTTGAAAATATATAAACTTGATATGGTTAACATTAAGGGATGACTAAATAAAATTGCCATTCTACCAAATAATCAAATCAACCAAGTATCAGAATTATATAAATCCATAATAATATTTTTTGCTGATGTAAATTGATTAATAATAACAGTAATAAAACCAGTTCCAAATATAGCAATTGCCGCCACCAATAAAACTAATTTAATCATTATTTAACACCTCTTTTAATTTTTACTTGTTGTCTAATATTTTGACGTTTAATTTCTCGTTTAACTTGTTGCTTATTACTATTGTGATAAACTTTTTTACCTATTCCAATACCTTTTCGTACGGTTGATGAATATACTTGCGAAACACCATTATTAACTGTTGAACCTAAATTATTATATTGTGTTGATGTACCGTGAATTGCATAAATAGATAACTTAATAACCATAAAAAAGATTAAAAAATAAGCAATTGACGTATTTGTCATCGGTAACTTTGTATTTCAAATTACATCAAAAATAAACAAAAATATATCAAAAACAAAACTAAAAATCTTGTCTCAATTACTATTATTATTGTTGGGTTTATTGTTTCAAAAACATTGTATAGTTAGGAATTGAGTTTATGAAAAAATCGTTATCTTTATTTGTCATATTTATTTTAAGTTTTTTAGGTTTGGTTATTCCATTTATTACTTTAACGGCGTTTGGACCGTTAAATGAGAAGCATTATATGCTTAAACTAGAGAATAGTACTGATAAAGGTATTAATGAAACTGATTTTATTAATACAATGTTTTTACGTAGTAGTTTTTTTGAAAATTGGTCGGAGACAAATTATTTTATTAATCCAACTTTAAAAACATCAAAAAAATTATCGTTTAATGATAAATGGTATTTGGATTTTTTACAAGATAGTTATTCAACGGGATTTGTTTATGATAAACCAAGTTCATCTTTTTTTAGTTTTTATCAAATGTGAGATAGTTGAAAAAATACATATATGGTTGAAAAATTTTATGATGTTAAAAAGGAAAATTTTTTGAATGATTTAACTGATTTTATTTATGCTTTTGCGGTAAAATATCAGATGTATGATGTATCTAAAAAAATTGTTGACAATATTGAGCGTTATAAAGAAAATCATTATTCAAGAGTTAAGTTAAAACAAGATAATTGAAAATTAATTACTAATAAATATATTCCACGAGATACTGGGTGATATATTATAGTATACAAAAGTTTTAATCAATGACGAATAGAAAAAATTAATAGTTCAAAAAACTTTGGAAATGAAACTGGATATGATATGGATATTATTTATAAATGAAACTTAAATAATGAACCTATGAACTCTCAATTACCAACTATCGACAAAAATAGTGGTGAAGTTACTGATTGGAATACTTATCAACAAAATTTTGTAAAAGAATTTATTAATTATTCTTTAACTGCTGTTTTGCAAGAAAATATTAGAGTACAGCAAGGTGGTAGTGCGGATTATGAAAATCCGAATAAGGTTGGAACAAAGCGGATAATTTTTAATTTTGAGACGGTTGATGAATTAGATGTTAAAAATATTAAAAAATCAATTTATCGAATGATTTTGACTGTTGATGAAGCAAATTTAATTATTTCGGGTAGTTTAGAGTTGAATAATGTTAATAGTGATGATTTAAGTTTTAATTTTAGTTTTATGCGAACGGGAACTGGTGAAGTTTTTAAATTTAATGGTTCAATTTATTCATTTATAAATAATAAAGATTTAAGATATTTTCAACAGTTTAACGGTCGTTTTGATTTATCTAATTTTTTACAGTCTTTTTTTGCAAGTGCTTTGGTACCAGTGTTTCAAAATCGTAGTTCATTTATAGAAAATGGATATATTGATAATTTGCAATATGATACTGTTTTAGTTAACTTTTTTGCGTTGAAATTGCAAAATTTTAATAATATTTTATTGAGTGAGAATATTAATGATAAATTACAATTTGATAAATTATTAAATAGTATGTTTAAGATTTCACAGAAATTTTATACTAATTATTTACGTACGATTTTTGATTTAGAAAATAATACTTATGTTCAAGGTTATAATAAAAAATATGGTTTATTAGTAAATAATGGTTTTAAAATTTATCCACGATATTTTTATTTTTTGGATAAATATAAGCAATTAGATATTAAATTATATTCAGCATTTAAAAATCGGTTTTATACCATTAATAATTATGGTAGTGTTTTTAATTATGATTTTTCAGTTGCTAATAATTATGATATTAAGTTAAATTCTGGTTATGTTTTTGGTGGTGATTTACAAAATAAATATGGTTTGCAATATAAAAAAATTGAAGAACAAAAAATCGGTTATAATGTTTTTGAATTGCAAGCACAAAAAGAGAATGATATGTATCGTTATTATGATTTTAATTTTGGGATTTATAATTGACAAGAGATAAATAGTGGTGGTTTATTCCCCGATAAGCAATGATGAGAAGTACAATATGTAACGCCTGAGGGTTGATGAGATTTTGGTGATCATATTAAAAATGCCGTAATTTGAATTGTTAATACTATTCCGGGAGTTAAACAAGTTAACGAGTTAGCGAGTGGTGTTGGCAAGGTTTTTGAGACAGTATATAGTTTTTTTAGTCAAATATTTGAGGTATGAAAATTTAATCCTGCATTGTATAGTACAATAACAAATATCTTTTTATTAATTATTTTTATGAAATTTGTACGATTAATATAAAAAAGGAACTGTTATTTAGTTCCTTTTTGTTCTTTTCAGTTAGTAATTTTACCAGTTTTTTCGTTAATGGTTGGTAATTGAGAGTTCATAGGTTCATTATTTAAGTTTCATTTATAAATAATATCCATATCATATCCAGTTTCATTTCCAAAGTTTTTTGAACTATTAATTTTTTCTATTCGTCATTGATTAAAACTTTTGTATACTATAATGTATCACCCAGTATCTCGTGGAATATATTTATTAGTAATTAATTTTCAATTACTATTCTCTGGTGGTTGTTGTGCTTCTGGTGTTGGTATTATCGGTTTATTTTCTTCTTTATTATTATTTGGTTTTTCAGATTTTTCACAGCTGATTAGTGTTGTTGTACTTGTTGCGGTTAATCCGATTGTTCCTAAAATATTTATTCATTTTTTCATATTTTTATCTCCTTATTTAAAATGTTATAATTATCATATATAAGTTATAACATATTTTAATATAATTAGGAGGTAAGTTGTGAAAAAATATGAAAGATTAGATATTAACGAAAGAGTAAATTTAGAAAAATTAAAAGATAATGAATTATTTAAATAATGAATTATTTAAAAAGAAAAATGAAACAATTAATATTAGAAAAATTGCTAAGCAAATGAATAGGTCTTATTCTGTAATTTGAGAAGAATTAAATATGTTTGATAATATTAATGATTATAATGCTTCAAAAGCACAAAAAATACATGATAAAAATAAAAAACAATGTCGTAAGTATTTAATGTTAAATTCACAAGAACTAAGTCATTTTTCGAATGAATATAATAATTTTGGTCGTTCGCCACAAAATATTATTACTTCGTATGAATTACAATATAATGTAAAATTTGGTGTATGTTTTAAAACAATGTATAAATATATTAGATTAGGTTATTTTAATTTAAAAAAAGAAATGTTATATTTTAAAAATAAAAAAAGAAAAACAAAAAATGGTGAAAAAAATGATAATCGTGGTGTATTGCTTAATATTAGAGATTATAAACATTTTTTAAATGATTATGGAGATGATTTAAATTTTAGTGGAATTTGAGAAATGGATACTATTGATTGTGGTAATTTTTATTTGTTAGTTTTAGTGAATCGTAATTCTAAAATACTTTTTTATGATATTTTATTCAGTAAAAAGGCAAGTATTGTATTAACAATTTTAATGAAAATGATTAACCAAATTGGTATTAGTAAATTTAGTTGTATTTTAACCGATAGAGGAAAAGAATTTTATAGATGAAAAATAATAGAAAAACATTTTAAAATAAGAGTTTATTTTTGTGATGCTGGTAAACCTCGTCAGAAAGCATTAGTAGAAAGAATAAATAGAGATATAAGGCGATGATTAGGTAAAAATGAGTCATTAATTAATATTCGTAGTAGATTAAAATCTATTTTAGATATATTAAATAATACAATTAGACCTTGTTTGGAAAATTTTACATCAAGACAATATTTTAAAAAAATTTTTTCAAATTAAATTAATGTTTGTATATGATTAATAAAATCTATTTTTTTGTTATGTTTAATTTTATAATTTTGAAAATAAATATTAAAAATAATATTTTTATTTTGTTATTTTTTGTAATTATTGATTTTTATTTTTAATTTGTTATAATATTATTAACTTTTTATAGTTTAGTTTTACAGTATACATAGTATTTAATGCTCAATGTTCAGCAGTAATTTCATCTTGTCTAAGTGTGTATTTAATCAACATATTTTCAATTTATTCTTCATTTTCTTTATTATATGTAAAACAATAACCTCAATATCTTTGTTTTAAACATATTTTCTTTTTCTTAATATTTATCTCCTATTAAAATCTGCAACTATATTTATAAGATTGACGCCAGACATATATTTGTCTTCTCTCTTCCGTTCCCATTTCAGGGAGGCAACGCTCAGTTTTTGAAATTAAATTTACTTGCATCAATTTGAGAGACCTAATGCTAAACGCAAATTTAATTCTTTAAGTCGCTATCTATATGTTTATTGTCGTTCGATATTAGCCTTGGACTTATAACGACTATCACTTGTTAAAGTGTCTATTATTTACAGTCTATTTACTGTTGGGTTAGATCACCAAAATATTTATTAAATTGTTGGATTGTTTTCAAATAAAAAAAACAACCCTTTAACAATAGTTTTTTTGCCGCTTCATCGTACAAAATGCATTTTTATTAATTCATTTTACTTTTAAATTTATCATTCTTCTTAAATTCTGGTAGGGTGGTTGTGATGTTAAGCGACAGGATATAGATATTTTTTAATGTATTAAAATATCAAATATCAATTAACAAAACTATTAACTTTCAATTGTTTCAGAATAATAATTAAAAATAATTCCCTTGTCTATTTGATAAAAAAAACTAGTCTGTAAAATGATTTGTGATACAAATATATCTATTCTTTTTTATCATTTAAACTAAGTAGCAAATCAATTTTTAATAAACATAATATATATACCCTGAATTATTTAATTATTTCTGAACAAATATAATTAACAAATATAATTATCAAAATAATAAACATTAGTCTGAGTGAAAGTTGTGTTTCAATTATGTGAAGTTATACTAGTTTTAATTTAAAACTAGTATCTTTTTTATTTTTAAAATTTTAAATTGTTTTTTCTGTTGGATTTTGTTTTAATTAAAATGATAAATAACAAACGATTTTTACATTTTATTATTGGTTTTGATAGAAATAAGGTATAATATAATATATATCTAAATAATTAATATATGTATGGTTTTTTATGGTTAAAAGATAGGTGAAAAAAATGGAGAAATTACGTAGAGTGTCATTAACTTTCTTAACAATTGGCGGAATTTTTAGTGCGTTACTGTTCGGAATATTAATTATGCTAGCAAATAAAATTAATAATCAAATGTTCCTTTATAATGCTGCATATATGCTATTATACGATATTGCTCTTTTAGTTTTACAGTTTTCAAATATGATAGTATATCATAATGTGATGGCAAACCCAGAATTAGTTGGGGGGATTTTAATTGGAATTTCTAGTTTTTTAGTATTGTTGTATTTAATTCCAAATTATTTATCAAAAAATAATGGTTATAAAATTTTTGGCATAAGTGGCGCTTTTGTTATTGGATTAATATCTTGCATTTTATTAACAATGGCTGTTGTACTTGCTGGTCAATCAATAAGTGCTAAAACTAGTTTAAATATTTTTAAGTTAAATTTACCAATTAATTCAGGTTTTATTTTGCTATTTATTGGACCAGTCTTAACCTTATTTGGTAGTTGATTTGCAATAGCTTATTATTATACAACACGAAAAGCAAAATCATTAACACAAGAACAAAAAAAAGTTTAACAGCAATTAATTTTGAAACTGGTAAAGGTAAAATTGGTGCTAGTGGGTTAACACCACAAAAAGAAATGGTTAATCAAGCTGAACTTACTTTTATTGAAGAAACAAAAACTCCTCTTAACAACAAATCAGTTTCAACAACAAATGATTTAAAAGTAAAAATGGCATTATTAAAAGCAAAAATGGCTCGGAATGCTCTTTTACATGAGCAAGGTGAAGGACATCTTGTTCCAGAGGAAGAAGATAATAATTCTGATAATTCAAAACCAACAATTCGTGTTGGTGCAGAAGGCCAATATTTACGTACAATTAAAGAGGGTGAAGGAATTGTTGATGAATCACCAGCAGGATTACTTATTGAACAAGAAGGTGACTTTGTGAAAAAAGGTGATATTATTAAACATCGTGATTATTCAGTTCCTATTTTTAGTGTGGAAACTTCATCTTCAAAAGGAAATTTTAATGCCTATGATTCAATTATTATTCCAAAATCAAAACAACATATGTCATTAGATAAAACAGAATTAGCAGAACGAATTGGTTCGGTTTCAAAACCAAGTGGTAAGCAACGCATTAACCCCAATGCCCGTGTTGATAGTTCTTATGATGGTAAAGTTTTTTTAGGTGATATTGATAAAATTTGAACAGCAGGAAAAAAATACCGTGAAGATATTACAAAAAAACCAGCAACTAATAATTCTTTACAATCATCGGATTTACACCATAATTTTGAGAATGAAAATGAAAATGATGATAAAATAGATGATAATCATTAATTAATCCATATTTATGATAGGGGGAGGAATAGCATGGCATTGGAAAAAGTGATACCATATCAGGGTAACTTAATTAAATATGATTTAATTATTAAAGAACAGAATAATATTGTGTTGAATGTTAATAATGGCAAAATTAAAGTATCGGCCCCCAGTTATGCCCATGATTGGGAAATTGAAACTCTAATTTATA from Spiroplasma kunkelii CR2-3x includes:
- a CDS encoding DUF2649 family protein, which translates into the protein MQNDWIKLKEFFIHIFLFIDKMNVESITMWNLTQNEYLILMVGIWIVILFLTWFFLWMVFKIVSCFK
- a CDS encoding spiroplasma phage ORF1-like family protein produces the protein MKKSLSLFVIFILSFLGLVIPFITLTAFGPLNEKHYMLKLENSTDKGINETDFINTMFLRSSFFENWSETNYFINPTLKTSKKLSFNDKWYLDFLQDSYSTGFVYDKPSSSFFSFYQMWDSWKNTYMVEKFYDVKKENFLNDLTDFIYAFAVKYQMYDVSKKIVDNIERYKENHYSRVKLKQDNWKLITNKYIPRDTGWYIIVYKSFNQWRIEKINSSKNFGNETGYDMDIIYKWNLNNEPMNSQLPTIDKNSGEVTDWNTYQQNFVKEFINYSLTAVLQENIRVQQGGSADYENPNKVGTKRIIFNFETVDELDVKNIKKSIYRMILTVDEANLIISGSLELNNVNSDDLSFNFSFMRTGTGEVFKFNGSIYSFINNKDLRYFQQFNGRFDLSNFLQSFFASALVPVFQNRSSFIENGYIDNLQYDTVLVNFFALKLQNFNNILLSENINDKLQFDKLLNSMFKISQKFYTNYLRTIFDLENNTYVQGYNKKYGLLVNNGFKIYPRYFYFLDKYKQLDIKLYSAFKNRFYTINNYGSVFNYDFSVANNYDIKLNSGYVFGGDLQNKYGLQYKKIEEQKIGYNVFELQAQKENDMYRYYDFNFGIYNWQEINSGGLFPDKQWWEVQYVTPEGWWDFGDHIKNAVIWIVNTIPGVKQVNELASGVGKVFETVYSFFSQIFEVWKFNPALYSTITNIFLLIIFMKFVRLI
- a CDS encoding lipoprotein — encoded protein: MKKWINILGTIGLTATSTTTLISCEKSEKPNNNKEENKPIIPTPEAQQPPENSNWKLITNKYIPRDTGWYIIVYKSFNQWRIEKINSSKNFGNETGYDMDIIYKWNLNNEPMNSQLPTINEKTGKITNWKEQKGTK